A segment of the Gemmatimonadota bacterium genome:
CGTGCGGATGAGACGCGTATTCCAACCCACTGCAAAAAGTCCTTCGACGGAGGTGCGACCATCTCCATCGGCAACAATACCCTTATTCTCCTTGGCCAAACTCAAACCTTCAGCCAATTTGGTATTTGTGCCAGTCGCCAAAATGAGATACTTCCCTTCTCTTCGATCTCCATCCCCCGTTGTAACCACAAACCCACCATCGGTCTTTTCGGCATCGGTCACTTCTACATCCTCAATTTTGCCCCCCAAATTCTGGACCTGCGCTCGACCTACCCGCTGAAACTCACTCCCCGTCATCTCGGGAATGCCCAGATAATTGTAGAGCATCGCCTTGTGCATCGGCGTTCCATCTTGCCCAAACACCGTCACATTCTGACCATTCTTCGTCAAAAACAACGCGGCACTCAGTCCCGCAGGTCCATCGCCTATAATCAAAACATCTGCCATAACCTATCCTTTCATTTGGAATTTAGCTGTTCGATTGTTGACGCCTCTGTCAAATTAGTATCCCGAACCAACTTCATCCAGTAATTTTTCCAGTGCCTCAACATCTGTAACGGGTTCTGAGCACACAAAATTGCGACAGATATAAGCCGTGGCGCGTCCGTCGATCATACCGCGATTTTGCAGAAGTGGAATAGCGTCGGACACTGGATCACTTCCCCCACATAAAACGACATTGGGTCGCCATGTTTTATTCACCACATTGAGCAGCGCAACCGTATCCTCTCTATCTCGATCCCC
Coding sequences within it:
- a CDS encoding NAD(P)/FAD-dependent oxidoreductase; translated protein: MADVLIIGDGPAGLSAALFLTKNGQNVTVFGQDGTPMHKAMLYNYLGIPEMTGSEFQRVGRAQVQNLGGKIEDVEVTDAEKTDGGFVVTTGDGDRREGKYLILATGTNTKLAEGLSLAKENKGIVADGDGRTSVEGLFAVGWNTRLIRTQAIISAGQGAATALEILSLEAGEDFHDFDVVE